The Ananas comosus cultivar F153 linkage group 6, ASM154086v1, whole genome shotgun sequence genome segment CCTCCTCTCATTTCGATTCGTAGTAGAATAAATTATCCTGATTTCATACGTTTAATTCATATTCGTTTTAGGTTTTCGAATTTTCCGATGTAATTTTTGGGAATCGTGATATTTAGAACAGTTTTCAATCCATCTTGTTGTGCGATCGAGTCAATTGCTAAGTTTGAGTGGGTTTAATGCTTCATTGTGATGAATTAACCTAGATATAGATAGTAAGTGTGCTGTTCAAGTACTGTTGAAGAGCGAAAAAAGCTCTTTGTTCAGTTGAGAACTCATTTTTGGCGATTATTCGACATTGCCATTACAGTTGTAGATAGTTTAATACATGAATTGAATTGCAAATAAGGAATGATACTATAAGTCTTTGTTTGGTTTTGTTGTCATTcttttatttacataaaaaaattctGTATAATTGGATGTGCCACCAAGTCGAAAAGGCGTCTTCTTCAAGCACCCaatgaatcaaaaaaaaaaaaagaagcacttCTTTTATTAACACCTCAAATAATTGATTAGTGATTGTGCTCTTTTTATCATTTGTAGGAGTTGAATATCGAATTTACATGCTATGATCATCCTGCCGTGTTGACAGTCGAAGCTCAGGTTAGTAGGTAAAGTTTGTTTTCACTCATTTTTGTTTGGTTAGATGATCTCACTTGCTGGGAAAAAAAACACTTTCATGCTCAGGCAAGTTATGTTGGGCACTTGGGAGGTGCATTGAGTAAAAATCTCCTGTTGAAGGTAAATATTCCTgttcaaaaccaaaaaaaagtgCAATTTGTAATATCTATAACCAAGAATTTGTCTTTCTGAAATTATGTCTTGATGTCTTTGACTTGCAGGACAAGAAGCACAGACTTTATATTGTTTCTGCTCTTGCAGGCACAAAAGTTGACTTAAAAAGTAGAAAATTTCTTTTACCCTCTTAATTCTGGATAAAATATTTCATTATTTAAGTTGGGCATGTTGTTAATTTTGATTGACCTTTTTGTAACGAACAGTACTATCGCAAAGGCTTGGGTTGGGAAAAGGAGGTTTACGAATGGCTCCAGAGGAAGCATTGCAAGAAGTGCTTCAGGTGGTTATCCCGGATATATCCTGTCAGATTTTCATTGCAATCAATTTGTTCTCTGcatacaataattatatattttatgaattaGATGTTTACTCTGTTCTTTAAATTATCAACTATCTTTCTCTATTTCTTTTTAGGTGCCATTGGGCTGTGTTACTCCATTTGCGTTAATTAATGAATCTGCAAGGTATACCCTTTTTCTTCATTGTCGCATGAGATATCTTATGCACAATATAGAGtgagctggtatgcttctggaagcatgaAGCCTTttgtgcttccaagtcgttttcgatgttgggactttcgaatggacgatcggctccgttaaacttgatctagagtatttgaagtacttagaaaataaattttgtgatttttcgatatcatttgcctagtgatcgaaggggctcaaaatcaataattttaatggccgtggtgagccgtttgcaagtttaacggtgtagaaatatccaaatcacgtgaaattttgatagaaaattctttatactatataaaacaagatcaatatttttgatctaaaatttttatgtcatatcatcatattttgtaagatttttattttcagccgtttattttgagccacttcgatcactaggcaaatgatataaaaaaatcgcaaaatttattttctagatacttaaaatattctagatcaagtctaacggagctgatcgtcgatttgaaagtcccaacattgaaaacaacttagaagcacggagcgctctgtgcttccaaaagcataccagacgcactctatatatatatatgtgtgtgtgtgtgtgtgtgtgtgtgtgtgtgtgtgtgtgtgttatgtgtatgtgtatgtgtatgtgtatagaattaggctactatactatctatagtattggagcttcggtactatagtcttgttttcgatcttagggtgttcatattaacgatccacaccgttaaaactgatctagggtatatgaagttcttaggaataaaattttagtttttttcgacatcgtttacttagtaaataaattatgtcaaaatggagggtgaaaattgaataatctttaaaatttgagcataggatttttaaattcaagatcaagaatgttaaccttaatctagatagtttaaagtattttctatcaaaatttgagaaaatttagattcttcttcaccgttaaactccaaattcgccatagtagccattgaaaattgacaattttgaaatggtttgatcataaagtaaactatgtcgaaaaaatataaaattttatttctaaaaattttaaacaccctatatcagttttaacggtgttgatcgttgatttgaacaccttaagatcgaaaacgagactatagtaccggagctccggtactatagatagtataggagactagctctatatatatatatgtatatgtatatgtatatatgtatatgtatatgtatatatatatttcaatatttaaaccaGAATCATGCCATAGTTAACTTGGCTAGAAACGGTAGTTTTGGTTTATGtgaatctttaattttttctgtttatgtgagttttttaatttttatcagtTTACATGTATTCTTTTCCACCAATATTGTACCAATGGTGACCCACAAATGTGACATAGTTGATATGTTGGATCACTCATGATCAGCAAGTTAATCGCATAATGCTTATGTCGGATATTGCCCATCAATAACTTTCCTTATGAAACTGCAGAATAGCGAATCGTGAAAATAACTTTGCAAGTGCCTATGAACTAAAGTGTTACAAAAATGGAAGAGCACACGATGAATGGAAATAAGTAATCTAAAAGGACatgaaaaaaactatagaatTTTACGATCAAATCAAGTTTATTATAGGATATGCTATGTATCATGGACACTTCTATAAGTCTCCCATGTCCGTGTCGGACTCGTGTCCGATGTGAACACGCCTTGGATGCGCGTTTAATGCGGGTCCATAATgcatacaattttaaaaaatatatatacatttttattttactttttcttatgCATCTATAATgtaaaatgataaatattttagttttatgaGGAATgcgtacaaattttttttagacaATGTAAATAAACTATGTATAGTGgagaatttcttttcttaaaatatatgaactatgaatgaaaattttattaactttcattcgtataagaaatataacaatattttgccaatattaatatttatataataaatataaaatattatattaataatattatattttattagcggtgtCCATATCGTGTCTGTGTCCTAATTTTTTGGAAGCTGCTGAGTCCCCATGTCCGAGACGTGTTGTGTCTCATATTCCGTGTCAGTGTTCGTGACGCCTAAGATATGCAACAATAAAAGATCATGCCAAATTTGTAACAACTGTATTCAAGGTTTCATTAGCTGCCTTTGATAGAATCAAGGTTTCATTAGCTGCCTTTGATGGAAAAACCTTAAAATCTGAAATGAAGGCTAACATTATATAGCTGATTACTTGGTCAAGTCATAGTAACGTTGTGAAGTCATGGCTGCATTTCCTTTGAACTGTTTTTGTGTAAGCTGGTGAAGGTAATCCCTgagatgatgaaattttttgttaATTCACTTTTGCTATTTTTTGTATGCCGATAAGTAGCTAGTTCAGCATATAGTATGTTCCTGATGTTGTTCCCCGTGACACGTGCAGCACTGTTTCACTGCTGTTGGATCGGGGTTTTAAAGCTCAAGAGTGCTGCTACTTCCATCCACTCACAAATGATGTGACGATAGGTATCACTGCTCTCCACTTTATGCTACTTCCATCCACTAACTTTAACCAGTAATTATATTCCTCCTACATGCTCATTTCCATATGCTTGTTTCTGTGTGTACATTTCCTGCTCATCTGTGCCTACTATATATACATCTATGCAGGTGGTAGAATATGTTCTACCTGCACGGCTTAATATTAGTTTTATTTGTGTTTCCTCGCTTCTTAATCAAGTTTTCTGTCAattttttctgcatttattaTTAGTCTCTCTCCTAATTCTTCGTCTTAGTGCTTGAAGTCACAGTCTACTTCTCATAGCTGTCGAATGGATGTCACTTTTAGTATCATTGTTCCATTTCAATTTGTAACTCATTTGTCTCTGATTGTTTAATTGATGTGTTTGCTTCAAGATATATTTATCTCTCCATCTAATCTTTGGTGCTTTCCTACTTTGTTGTAGCAGTCATACTCTTTTGACTACCTGTCCTGCTACCTGTGCATTTTATATGTTTGCAAATGTGCATGCAACTGAACTATTCAATACttaaatacctttttttttttcaaaggctCTTCTCCGAGCTGCTGATGCATTATCTTTTGTTACATGACTTATTGTAGCCCTCAGTGCAAGCAACCTTGACAAGTTTCTGGTATCAATCGGAAGAGAACCGGCTTATGTAGACTTGGAGGTGatttaagtttaagtaaaaATATTGTCTTCCTTCTCCATAGGAGAATAAACGGCAATTGATATTTTCCTTATAGGCTTCCCCGGTGGTAGGTAAGGACCATCCGCCTGATCTTGCATCCCTTGTTCCATCCGAGCTTCCCAGTTTGCCGGAATCAGTAGTAGAGAATGACACCCCTGCTCAACTTTCTGCTCAAAATAATGTGCCTAAGGAAAAGAAGCCAAAACATCCTCCAGGTGAACCACAATGTCGTATGCATCGTTGTAATATCTTTACAAGAATAGAAAATATCTGCAACTTAGTAGCTTTCTCATTCCGTCTTTATCTATGCAATTCATATTGTCATAGAATGTTTGTTTTTAACTGTAATAATCAAGTGAAGAGTATCGTCAGCTTGATGAAATGCTAAGCATCTTTTGGACATGCTTTTCTGGTACATTTAAACAGAAGCCAGTAATCAACCCAATGTTCAAAGCTCAACTACCAAGAAAGCAGAATGTACAACAGATCCGCTGGCTGAAGCTACAGATATTGAGAAGTTTGTAAAGGAAATCTTGGAAAAGATCTCCCCTGCTTTTGTGACAGAGGTAAATAGTGATTGTGCATATCTCTTGGCTTTTCATCTTTGTCAGATTTCAAATCCATGTTTCTTTGTTGGACCAAACCGTGCAGATGACCAAGAATTTGAGTATAGAAACAGAAAAACTTTCTGAATCTTCAATATCAGATGGAGTTAGAAGACGTGTCACTTCTGATTTGCAGAGCATGGCAGTAAGTGTTCATGCATCTTAAGATTGCTTTTGCATttctccattattttttttttttgtgttgcaAAATTTTCTGCTCAATAAAGAATGcatatttaatagtataaaaaatgaaaattactGACCAGTAGCCAGTTCAAAATATGCTATTATACTATATCTGCCTTATTTAGTGCAGCCACGTTATGTTTGCCATCCTCTGTTTCTTCCCATGGTTGTAAACTGCATCAATGCGTATGACTTTTATcagatgttaaatataaaaatatttaaataccgttttttactagcttaagcttttagagtacatcAGTTATTTCATATATTTCACATCATATCAGAGCAGAAGGTTCCGAATTCGAGTCACGTTAGGCTcatagcattattaattttcttccatttgattcaagtccacgtcatgGGTCTACCGAAAAGTCTTGAGCCCAGACGTGAGAGGgagttttaaatataaaatatttaaacattattttctacgagcttaagtttttagagtaagcgattgtttcatataatttaataccaGATGTAAGAAATAAATCCCCATATGGATACAAATGTCTATCTTTAGTTTGACTTCTCTATTGCTTTAGTTCATTCAAATTTCCTTGTTAGTTTGTATTCATCATGGCTCTAACTACCTTTGCACTAGGTGGTTTCTTGAATGCCAAATATTGAATCCTCTCAAACTTTTAGATTACTTCCTATTTAGGTGCTTTTATATTCCAATTACTTGTCATTCGGATTGAtccatctttttatttttattttttccttctgAATATTATGTGCCTTTACCAAGGGCTCGCATGAAGAATCATAATGCTCta includes the following:
- the LOC109711547 gene encoding uncharacterized protein LOC109711547, giving the protein MGYTKDQLLARLQELNIEFTCYDHPAVLTVEAQASYVGHLGGALSKNLLLKDKKHRLYIVSALAGTKVDLKILSQRLGLGKGGLRMAPEEALQEVLQVPLGCVTPFALINESASTVSLLLDRGFKAQECCYFHPLTNDVTIALSASNLDKFLVSIGREPAYVDLEASPVVGKDHPPDLASLVPSELPSLPESVVENDTPAQLSAQNNVPKEKKPKHPPEASNQPNVQSSTTKKAECTTDPLAEATDIEKFVKEILEKISPAFVTEMTKNLSIETEKLSESSISDGVRRRVTSDLQSMAMILKNAAYTEGFHAGFEAVIHSGLKGRSPRK